In the genome of Croceimicrobium hydrocarbonivorans, one region contains:
- a CDS encoding TetR/AcrR family transcriptional regulator produces the protein MRTLLGSLRIQIPEQLYVKDPETTDLGKRIVEHSILLINELGFECFTFRKLGAAIGSPESTIYRYFENKHKLLLYLISWYWAWLEYKVVFATANVETAEDQLCNSIRTICETVKQDQNFSHINEEVLQRIVIAESSKTFLTKEIDQENKNGYFKNYKNLIERLAGIISDLNPDFKHPRTLASTLLEANHLQKFFGEHMPSITDIATQDEDLIHFIETMTTSILNYGPKRS, from the coding sequence ATGCGAACATTACTAGGAAGTCTTAGAATTCAAATCCCGGAGCAACTCTACGTTAAAGACCCGGAAACTACTGATCTCGGCAAACGTATAGTTGAACACAGCATATTGCTAATCAATGAATTAGGCTTCGAATGTTTTACTTTCCGCAAATTAGGCGCAGCCATTGGATCGCCAGAAAGCACTATTTACCGCTATTTCGAAAACAAGCATAAACTCCTACTCTATCTGATTTCCTGGTACTGGGCCTGGCTCGAATACAAGGTAGTTTTTGCCACCGCCAATGTAGAAACCGCTGAGGACCAGCTCTGCAACAGCATCCGCACCATTTGTGAAACCGTAAAACAGGATCAGAATTTCTCGCATATTAATGAGGAAGTATTGCAACGCATTGTAATTGCAGAATCTTCTAAAACCTTCTTAACCAAAGAGATTGATCAAGAAAACAAGAATGGTTATTTCAAGAATTATAAAAACCTGATTGAAAGATTAGCGGGGATTATTTCGGATTTAAACCCCGATTTCAAACACCCTCGCACCCTGGCTTCTACCCTTTTAGAAGCAAATCATCTGCAAAAGTTCTTTGGGGAACATATGCCATCCATAACGGATATCGCTACCCAAGACGAAGACCTGATACACTTTATTGAAACTATGACCACCAGTATTTTAAACTATGGCCCTAAACGATCCTAA